The following are encoded together in the Armatimonadota bacterium genome:
- a CDS encoding 30S ribosomal protein S20, with amino-acid sequence MPNLKSSKKDVERSQIKKARNTAAKSAIKTFIRKGKEVAGTGDAAATAESVKKAVSALDKAVKRGIVHKNTAARKKSRLMLAINKKLAKEGKS; translated from the coding sequence ATGCCCAATCTCAAGTCGTCCAAGAAGGACGTAGAGCGCAGCCAGATCAAGAAGGCCCGGAACACGGCCGCCAAGTCGGCGATCAAGACCTTCATCCGTAAAGGCAAGGAAGTCGCCGGCACGGGCGATGCGGCCGCGACCGCCGAGTCGGTCAAGAAGGCTGTCAGCGCGCTCGACAAGGCCGTCAAGCGCGGCATCGTGCACAAGAACACGGCAGCGCGCAAGAAGTCTCGACTGATGCTGGCGATCAACAAGAAGCTGGCAAAGGAAGGAAAATCATGA